From a single Lacerta agilis isolate rLacAgi1 chromosome 3, rLacAgi1.pri, whole genome shotgun sequence genomic region:
- the PDCD2 gene encoding programmed cell death protein 2 isoform X1: MASRRVELGFAEEAAEAWRLRSEQFPCKVGGRPAWLGEAGLPGPAELQCGACGEPRAFLLQLYAPRPGRPDAFHRSLFLFGCRRPACYRLAGPSPGSLRVFRNQLPRKNDTYSYDPPREEPPHEEPICANLQLKCGTKLCRVCGCLGSKTCSKCHKAHYCSKDHQVKDWKAGHKLSCLQSGELDVVIPDHKFLFPEYEIVIEPEETDSSNVSETEEEDQDKKELTSAANTDEAPDYLDETTLEAMAKHETQDDKIFQKFKEKISSEPEQIIRYCRGGEGPLWISAENIPQETDIPNCLCGSKRVFEFQIMPQLLNHLKVDSLGESIDWGTLAIYTCADSCNRGNHYTEEFVWKQDISSTI; encoded by the exons ATGGCCTCGCGGCGGGTCGAGCTGGGCTtcgcggaggaggcggcggaggcctGGCGGCTGCGCAGCGAGCAATTCCCTTGCAAAGTGGGCGGCAGGCCGGCGTGGCTGGGGGAGGCGGGCTTGCCGGGCCCCGCCGAGCTGCAGTGCGGCGCGTGCGGGGAGCCGCGCGCCTTCCTGCTGCAGCTCTACGCGCCTCGGCCAGGCCGGCCCGACGCCTTCCACAGGAGCCTCTTCCTCTTCGGCTGCCGCCGGCCCGCCTGCTACCGCCTCGCCGGCCCCTCCCCGGGCAGCCTGAGAG TTTTTAGGAATCAATTACCAAGGAAGAATGACACTTACTCTTATGATCCACCACGGGAAGAGCCACCCCACGAAGAGCCGATTTGTGCAAATCTACAGCTAAAATGTGGAACGAAGCTGTGCCGAGTCTGTGGGTGTTTGGGAAGCAAAACATGCTCCAAATGCCACAAGGCTCATTACTGTAGCAAAGACCATCAAGTTAAGGACTGGAAAGCAGGGCATAAGCTTTCATGCTTGCAGTCTG GTGAGCTGGATGTTGTTATTCCAGATCATAAATTTCTTTTCCCCGAGTACGAAATTGTGATAGAGCCTGAAGAAACTGACTCCTCCAATGTCAGTGAAACAGAAGAGGAAGATCAGGACAAAAAAGAATTGACATCTGCGGCCAATACAG ATGAAGCACCAGATTATCTAGATGAGACAACATTGGAAGCTATGGCAAAACATGAAACCCAAGATgacaagatttttcagaaatttAAAGAGAAAATTTCTTCAGAACCAGAACAG ATTATCAGATACTGTAGAGGTGGAGAAGGCCCACTCTGGATTTCTGCAGAAAACATTCCTCAGGAGACGGACATCCCCAACTGTTTATGTGGTAGTAAAAGAGTATTTGAATTCCAG ATTATGCCGCAACTTCTGAATCACCTAAAAGTTGACAGCCTTGGAGAAAGCATCGACTGGGGAACACTAGCTATTTATACGTGTGCCGACAGCTGTAATAGAGGCAACCACTATACTGAAGAATTCGTCTGGAAGCAGGATATTTCTAGCACTATTTAA
- the PDCD2 gene encoding programmed cell death protein 2 isoform X2, translating into MASRRVELGFAEEAAEAWRLRSEQFPCKVGGRPAWLGEAGLPGPAELQCGACGEPRAFLLQLYAPRPGRPDAFHRSLFLFGCRRPACYRLAGPSPGSLRVFRNQLPRKNDTYSYDPPREEPPHEEPICANLQLKCGTKLCRVCGCLGSKTCSKCHKAHYCSKDHQVKDWKAGHKLSCLQSGELDVVIPDHKFLFPEYEIVIEPEETDSSNVSETEEEDQDKKELTSAANTDEAPDYLDETTLEAMAKHETQDDKIFQKFKEKISSEPEQIMPQLLNHLKVDSLGESIDWGTLAIYTCADSCNRGNHYTEEFVWKQDISSTI; encoded by the exons ATGGCCTCGCGGCGGGTCGAGCTGGGCTtcgcggaggaggcggcggaggcctGGCGGCTGCGCAGCGAGCAATTCCCTTGCAAAGTGGGCGGCAGGCCGGCGTGGCTGGGGGAGGCGGGCTTGCCGGGCCCCGCCGAGCTGCAGTGCGGCGCGTGCGGGGAGCCGCGCGCCTTCCTGCTGCAGCTCTACGCGCCTCGGCCAGGCCGGCCCGACGCCTTCCACAGGAGCCTCTTCCTCTTCGGCTGCCGCCGGCCCGCCTGCTACCGCCTCGCCGGCCCCTCCCCGGGCAGCCTGAGAG TTTTTAGGAATCAATTACCAAGGAAGAATGACACTTACTCTTATGATCCACCACGGGAAGAGCCACCCCACGAAGAGCCGATTTGTGCAAATCTACAGCTAAAATGTGGAACGAAGCTGTGCCGAGTCTGTGGGTGTTTGGGAAGCAAAACATGCTCCAAATGCCACAAGGCTCATTACTGTAGCAAAGACCATCAAGTTAAGGACTGGAAAGCAGGGCATAAGCTTTCATGCTTGCAGTCTG GTGAGCTGGATGTTGTTATTCCAGATCATAAATTTCTTTTCCCCGAGTACGAAATTGTGATAGAGCCTGAAGAAACTGACTCCTCCAATGTCAGTGAAACAGAAGAGGAAGATCAGGACAAAAAAGAATTGACATCTGCGGCCAATACAG ATGAAGCACCAGATTATCTAGATGAGACAACATTGGAAGCTATGGCAAAACATGAAACCCAAGATgacaagatttttcagaaatttAAAGAGAAAATTTCTTCAGAACCAGAACAG ATTATGCCGCAACTTCTGAATCACCTAAAAGTTGACAGCCTTGGAGAAAGCATCGACTGGGGAACACTAGCTATTTATACGTGTGCCGACAGCTGTAATAGAGGCAACCACTATACTGAAGAATTCGTCTGGAAGCAGGATATTTCTAGCACTATTTAA